AGCTGGCCTCGGTCTCGGTGCACCCCGACCTGGCGTCGGTGCGCGACGCCGTTGGTGGCAGGTGGTTGGCGTTCACCGCTTCGGGAGCCACGACCTACACCGACATTGCGTACAGGCCCGACGACGTTCTGGTGTTCGGCAACGAGACGACAGGGCTCGACGCGGATGTCCTGGCCGGGTTCGACGCCCGCCGGCGGGTGCGGATACCGATGATGCCGGCCAACCGAAGTCTCAACCTCGCAAACGCAGTGGCGATCGTCGTCTACGAGGCGTGGCGCCAGATCGGCTTCGAAGGATCGGGCTGATCGGCGCCGAAAATGACTCCAGCCGAAGGTCTCCGATGCCGAGAACTGTGTTCGGAACAAGCGGCACAACAGAGGAGATCCCCCATGATCCGCAAGAACAAGGACGAGAACCAAGCCCCCAAGGCCGGCATCTGGGTGGCCGTAGCGGTCTTCATGGTCGCGGTGGCATCGGTGATCGGGTTCAACCAGGGCGGCGCATCAGCGGCCGACCACGGCGACGGTCACACCGAGACCCATTCGGACGCCGGCCATGGCGACGATGCCCCCGCAGATGTCCATGCCGACGACTCGCACGCCGAGACCGGCCACTGAGCCGACAGCTAGTCGGCCAATCCCAGCTCGGCCAGAACCTCGGCGGTGTGTTCGCCCAAGCGAGGTGACGGGGTCATCTCGACCAACGGCGAGCGAGACAACCTGACCGGGTTTGCGGTGGTCGTGTATGTGCCGAACGACGGGTGCTCGATGTCGACGGCGTAGTTGTTGGCGCGAACCTGCGGGTCCTCGAGGGCCTCGTGGGGCAGGTTGTACGGCCCTGCCGGATACTTGGCCGCTCGGAAGATCGCCAGCCATTCGGCAGTTGTTTTCGAAGCCATGATGGCTTCTGCCTCGGTGACGATCTGTTCGAACTCGGAGCTTCGGGGGCTGACGCCTCGCGCGTCGGCGACACCGGTGATCTCGTGGAAGCGGCCCATCAGCCCGGGGCTCAAGCCGCCGATCGTCACGAAACCGTCGGCGGTGCGGTAGTGCCGGAAGTACAACCGGAAGGCGCCACCCGCAGGCACCGCGCGCTGTTCGTAGAGCTCGCGCTGCGCGTCGAAGTCGGCGCCGGCAGCCCGCAGCAGCGAAAGGTCCTCGTCGATCTCGGCCAGAGCGGCGGTGTCGCGCTCTGCGACCTTGGTCAGCATCGGCGTACCCAGTGCCATGGCCGTTCCCAGCAACGAGACGTCGACGCGCTGCCCCTCGCCGGTGAGGTCGCGGTGGCGAAGGGCTGCCAAGATCCCCACGGTCGCCATGATGCCGGTGGACGTGTCGTTGATGGCCGGACGTGTGGGCTCTGGCACACCGCCCGATGAGCGGTTCATAGAAAAGCCCACACCGCTGCGACCCTGTACCAACACGTCGTAGCCGCCAACGTCGGCGTCGGGACCCTCGGGCCCGAACGGCGTCAGGATCAGCTGCACCAAGCCTGGGTTGATGGTGCGGGCGCGTTCCCAATCGAGGCCGAATCGTTCGACATCGTTGAGCTTCAGGCCGACGATGCAGATGTCGGCCCACGCCAGCAGGGGCGTCGATGACCTTGCGACTATCGGGTGCAGTGAGATCCAGCACGATGGCGCGCTTGCCAGGGTTCGCCACGGCGTAGGCCTTGCCCTCGTGGTCGCCCAACGGGGCTATGAAGCGCATCGCGTCGCCCTCGGGCGGCTCGATTTTGACGACATCGGCGCCCAGGCTGGCCAGGATGCGGGCACTGAACGGGGCTGCAATGTTCTGGGCGAACTCGACCACCTTGATGCCGGTCAGGGGGGCTGGTGCGCTGTCTTGGGCTGGGGTCATGGTTGCTCTCGGGTCATGTCTGTGACCATCTTTCGTCGAAACTCCAGACGTCGCCGAACCCCATCAGCTCGTGCATGTCGGATATGGGCAGCACGGGTTGGTTCAGGTTTGCGCTGGTGCCGTGTTCGTGCAGGTGCCTGTAAGCGTGCTCCATCGCGGCCGCTGCAGCCAAAAGCGCTGTGACCGGTGAGATCACTATCGCAAAGCCGAGGTCGGCCAGGATCTCGCGATCGACGATGGGCGAGAACCCACCCTCGACCAGGTTGGCCATCAGCGGGGCGT
Above is a genomic segment from Acidimicrobiales bacterium containing:
- a CDS encoding tRNA (cytidine(34)-2'-O)-methyltransferase, translating into MHIVLVAPSIAPNTGNIIRLCANTGSDLHLVEPLGFTMDAYRLRRAGLDYHELASVSVHPDLASVRDAVGGRWLAFTASGATTYTDIAYRPDDVLVFGNETTGLDADVLAGFDARRRVRIPMMPANRSLNLANAVAIVVYEAWRQIGFEGSG
- a CDS encoding CoA transferase, producing the protein MASAPSCWISLHPIVARSSTPLLAWADICIVGLKLNDVERFGLDWERARTINPGLVQLILTPFGPEGPDADVGGYDVLVQGRSGVGFSMNRSSGGVPEPTRPAINDTSTGIMATVGILAALRHRDLTGEGQRVDVSLLGTAMALGTPMLTKVAERDTAALAEIDEDLSLLRAAGADFDAQRELYEQRAVPAGGAFRLYFRHYRTADGFVTIGGLSPGLMGRFHEITGVADARGVSPRSSEFEQIVTEAEAIMASKTTAEWLAIFRAAKYPAGPYNLPHEALEDPQVRANNYAVDIEHPSFGTYTTTANPVRLSRSPLVEMTPSPRLGEHTAEVLAELGLAD